A region of Flavobacterium indicum GPTSA100-9 = DSM 17447 DNA encodes the following proteins:
- a CDS encoding IS110 family RNA-guided transposase, translated as MKKVTETIGIDVSKLTLDVMVRTTNIHKQFSNDTKGFKQIITWLMKQKINLDQSLFCFEHTGWYCLMLSYFLYENKHAYCCINAIEIKRSMGLKRGKSDKADAWEIANYAWLRRDELIPSVPPAKKLIELQRMMSLREQLIKQQTASKNLLKGMIDIVLDQVNDVSVGILKENIAYLEKQITSTEKAMNELIKQDNTMITSYKLSKTVKGVGMVLAVQMLLHTHNYTRFESSRQFAAYCGLVPYPYQSGTSIHGRNKIHPISDRKMKSLLSMSAISAIQHDKELKIYYQKRVEEGKPKMVVLNIIRNKIVSRIFATVNRGTPYVEMNKFLA; from the coding sequence ATGAAAAAAGTAACAGAAACCATTGGTATTGATGTATCAAAATTAACCTTGGATGTCATGGTAAGAACTACCAATATTCATAAGCAGTTTAGTAATGATACAAAAGGATTTAAACAAATTATTACTTGGCTAATGAAACAGAAAATCAATTTAGATCAAAGTCTATTTTGCTTTGAGCATACTGGATGGTATTGTTTAATGTTGAGTTATTTTCTTTATGAAAACAAGCATGCTTATTGTTGTATTAACGCTATAGAAATCAAGAGGTCTATGGGTTTAAAACGAGGCAAAAGCGACAAAGCTGATGCATGGGAAATAGCTAATTATGCATGGCTTAGACGTGATGAGTTAATTCCGTCGGTTCCACCAGCCAAAAAATTAATAGAGTTACAACGTATGATGAGTTTACGGGAACAATTAATAAAACAACAAACGGCAAGTAAAAATCTTTTGAAAGGTATGATTGACATAGTTTTAGACCAAGTAAATGATGTTTCAGTTGGGATCTTAAAAGAGAATATAGCTTATTTAGAAAAGCAAATTACATCAACAGAAAAAGCCATGAATGAGCTTATAAAACAAGATAACACAATGATTACCAGTTATAAACTTTCTAAAACTGTTAAAGGTGTAGGAATGGTTCTAGCTGTTCAGATGTTGTTACATACACACAACTATACACGGTTTGAGAGCTCACGGCAGTTTGCAGCCTATTGCGGTTTGGTTCCTTATCCATACCAATCTGGAACGAGCATACATGGAAGAAATAAAATCCATCCCATAAGTGATCGAAAGATGAAGAGTTTGTTGTCTATGTCAGCTATAAGTGCCATTCAGCACGATAAAGAACTTAAAATATATTACCAAAAAAGAGTAGAAGAAGGGAAACCAAAAATGGTAGTTTTAAACATAATTAGAAACAAAATAGTATCGAGAATATTCGCAACTGTTAACAGAGGAACGCCTTATGTAGAAATGAATAAATTTTTAGCTTAA
- a CDS encoding ligand-binding sensor domain-containing protein encodes MKKTILILLTTYFSFNLNAQNLFPIKLENCKADKFCLDCGDTKATYKEKDFEKLQERLNESLNLKGVSGTVKFQVLVDSKGKGCVLSYNDKSKSQISLRIIEELNNFNKWVPAITKNKKEEKVSINLIFTVKDNKLSGKIERVDMEAFEKSFDKPNSPEIFNKDYTYKNENIKNYKMTVWNTKNSKLSDNSLDNISFDKDGLLWLVVDKGVQSFNGSEFINLEANNTNTKVTESYFAIGVDNNNTKWFDGLQSIYSYDKTWNKHDINEIGIDGAYDIINNPKTEELFFCSDKGLTIFSKGKWKTINKEIVKELPSNRVYYAKKDSKNRIWIGTFSGSIMIDEKGKATNFENTSTVLKGKCITSMDEDENGNIYFSLYEFGDKNAGQVNRDEGIAIYYTNGAFKQFTTSNSGMPFNHTNCVLYDKIEKVLWISTDRAGLVRYDLNNNWENYHNENSEIPTSYISTMTFDKNGNLFLATRQGLVKIERK; translated from the coding sequence GTGAAAAAAACAATCTTAATTTTATTGACTACCTATTTCTCTTTCAATTTAAATGCTCAAAATTTGTTTCCTATAAAATTGGAAAACTGCAAAGCAGACAAATTTTGTCTTGACTGCGGTGATACTAAAGCAACATATAAAGAGAAAGATTTTGAAAAATTACAAGAACGATTAAACGAATCACTAAACCTTAAAGGTGTTAGTGGTACAGTTAAGTTTCAAGTTTTGGTTGATTCAAAAGGTAAAGGTTGTGTACTTAGTTATAATGATAAATCAAAAAGCCAAATTTCTTTAAGAATCATAGAAGAGTTAAATAATTTCAATAAATGGGTTCCGGCAATAACCAAAAATAAGAAAGAGGAGAAAGTATCAATTAATTTAATTTTTACCGTAAAGGATAATAAATTATCTGGTAAAATTGAAAGAGTTGACATGGAAGCCTTTGAAAAATCATTTGACAAACCAAATAGCCCAGAAATATTTAACAAAGACTACACCTACAAAAATGAAAATATAAAAAATTATAAAATGACCGTTTGGAATACCAAGAATTCTAAACTTTCAGACAATTCACTTGATAATATTTCTTTTGACAAAGACGGATTACTTTGGTTGGTCGTAGATAAAGGCGTTCAATCATTTAATGGTTCCGAATTTATCAATCTTGAAGCAAACAACACAAATACTAAAGTTACAGAAAGTTATTTCGCTATTGGAGTAGATAATAACAATACAAAATGGTTTGACGGATTACAAAGTATTTATAGTTATGATAAAACTTGGAATAAACATGATATCAATGAAATTGGAATTGATGGTGCATATGACATAATTAATAACCCAAAAACAGAAGAACTCTTCTTTTGTTCAGACAAAGGATTAACTATTTTCTCAAAAGGAAAATGGAAAACTATAAATAAAGAAATAGTAAAAGAATTGCCTTCAAATAGGGTGTACTATGCTAAAAAAGACTCAAAAAATAGAATCTGGATTGGAACATTTAGTGGATCAATAATGATTGATGAAAAAGGTAAAGCAACAAACTTCGAAAATACATCAACGGTACTGAAAGGAAAATGTATAACTTCAATGGATGAAGATGAAAATGGAAATATTTATTTTTCTCTTTATGAATTTGGAGATAAAAATGCGGGACAAGTAAACAGGGATGAAGGTATTGCAATATATTATACAAATGGAGCTTTCAAACAATTTACAACATCAAATTCAGGAATGCCTTTTAATCATACCAATTGTGTTCTTTACGACAAAATTGAAAAAGTTCTATGGATATCAACCGACAGAGCTGGTTTGGTAAGATATGACTTAAATAATAATTGGGAGAATTATCATAATGAAAATTCTGAAATCCCAACATCTTATATCTCTACTATGACTTTCGACAAAAATGGAAACCTATTTTTAGCAACTCGACAAGGATTGGTGAAAATTGAAAGAAAATAA